The following proteins are co-located in the Cardiocondyla obscurior isolate alpha-2009 linkage group LG12, Cobs3.1, whole genome shotgun sequence genome:
- the Crcp gene encoding DNA-directed RNA polymerase III subunit RPC9-like has translation MKVIKGNWNTLLSNYEVLNILQDTKSYKKQEMNQLATITYQTIKYLEDMPCKRQNPEKIREFLKAMELIKLTKAEKLTLLNLCPTTPLEIQLMVEESEERLSEEDVETVLQIVANVSGDEQDAEQET, from the exons ATGAAAGT GATAAAAGGAAATTGGAACACTCTTCTGAGTAATTACGAAGTCTTGAATATTTTGCAAGACACAAAGTCTTATAAGAAACAAGAGATGAATCAGCTTGCAACCATTACTTATCAAACTATTAAGTATTTAGAGGATATGCCATGCAAAAGGCAGAATCCAGaaaaaattcgcgaatttttaaaagcaatGGAGTTAATAAAACTAACGAAAGCTGAAAAACTTACTCTTCTCAACCTTTGCCCTACTACACCACTTGAAATACAATTG ATGGTAGAAGAAAGCGAGGAACGGCTATCAGAGGAAGATGTGGAAACTGTGCTTCAAATTGTAGCAAATGTATCAGGAGATGAGCAAGATGCAGAACAAGAGACCTAA
- the Denr gene encoding density-regulated protein homolog: MSAEEQSEFRLGPDPNVTYPIQVQYCGNCSLPIEYCEYYPEYDKCKQWLERNLPTEFEKMKLATEDGSTEVSTGEDEKKRQKRGGKGMLKTKKKEDIPRLVTISRAPRGKKKSVTVVTGLSTFDIDLKVAAKFFGSKFACGSSVTGDDEIVIQGDVKDDLFEVIPEKWPQIDEDSIDDLGDQKR; the protein is encoded by the exons ATGTCTGCAGAGGAACAGTCAGAGTTTCGATTAGGACCGGATCCTAATGTCACTTATCCTATTCAGGTTCAATATTGTGGAAATTGCTCACTGCCTATCGAG TACTGTGAATACTACCCAGAGTATGACAAGTGCAAGCAGTGGCTGGAAAGAAATTTGCCTACTGAGTTTGAAAAGATGAAATtag CTACAGAGGATGGCTCCACTGAAGTCAGCACAGGAGAAGATGAGAAAAAACGTCAGAAACGTGGTGGTAAGGGTATGCTGAAAactaagaaaaaagaagatataCCTCGATTGGTAACTATCTCCAGGGCACCTAGAGGAAAGAAGAAATCTGTTACAGTTGTGACTGGTCTTAGCACTTTTG ATATTGATTTAAAAGTAGCAGCGAAATTTTTTGGTAGTAAGTTTGCTTGTGGATCCAGTGTAACTGGCGACGACGAAATTGTTATACAGGGAGATGTCAAAGATGATCTGTTTGAAGTGATACCTGAAAAATGGCCACAG attgaTGAAGACTCTATAGATGATCTTGGAGATCAAAAGAGATAA